A stretch of Geomonas oryzisoli DNA encodes these proteins:
- the aroQ gene encoding type II 3-dehydroquinate dehydratase has protein sequence MSAATTKILVLHGPNLNLLGVREPGVYGTTTLEGINQELRELATELSLELEIVQSNSEGALVDAIQGALGKCQGILINPAAYTHTSVAIRDAIAATALPAVEVHLSNVHAREPFRSHSFIAPVAVGQICGFGPESYLLGLRALAKRLGK, from the coding sequence ATGAGCGCCGCCACAACCAAGATCCTGGTCCTGCACGGGCCGAACCTGAACCTCCTCGGGGTCCGTGAACCCGGCGTTTACGGCACGACCACCCTGGAAGGGATCAATCAGGAGCTCCGTGAGCTTGCGACCGAGCTGTCGCTGGAACTCGAGATCGTGCAGAGCAACAGCGAAGGAGCCCTGGTGGATGCCATCCAGGGAGCCCTGGGGAAGTGCCAGGGAATCCTGATCAACCCTGCCGCCTATACCCACACCAGCGTCGCCATCCGTGACGCCATCGCCGCAACAGCACTCCCGGCCGTCGAGGTTCACCTCTCCAACGTGCACGCCCGGGAGCCCTTTCGAAGCCACAGTTTCATAGCCCCGGTAGCGGTCGGACAGATCTGTGGTTTCGGCCCGGAAAGCTACCTTTTGGGGCTGCGCGCCCTTGCCAAACGGCTGGGAAAATAA